In Salvia splendens isolate huo1 unplaced genomic scaffold, SspV2 ctg205, whole genome shotgun sequence, one DNA window encodes the following:
- the LOC121789309 gene encoding rac-like GTP-binding protein ARAC7, with protein MSASKFIKCVTVGDGAVGKTCMLICYTSNKFPTDYIPTVFDNFSANVAVDGSIVNLGLWDTAGQEDYSRLRPLSYRGADIFVLAFSLISRASYENVLKKWMPELRRFAPNVPIVLVGTKLDLRDDRGGYLGDHMGSNIITTAQGEELRKQIGAAAYIECSSKTQQNVKGVFDTAIKVVLQPPRRKEVASPRKKRHSSSGCSIVKGIVCGGCVA; from the exons ATGAGTGCTTCAAAATTCATCAAATGTGTGACTGTGGGAGATGGAGCTGTTGGCAAAACCTGCATGCTCATATGCTACACCAGCAACAAATTCCCTACC GATTATATTCCAACAGTGTTTGACAATTTTAGTGCTAATGTGGCTGTTGATGGCAGCATTGTCAACTTAGGCCTCTGGGATACTGCAG GGCAAGAAGATTACAGCAGGTTGAGGCCCCTGAGTTACAGAGGCGCAGACATATTTGTTTTGGCCTTCTCTTTAATCAGTAGGGCTAGCTATGAAAATGTCCTCAAGAAG TGGATGCCTGAACTTCGTAGATTTGCCCCCAATGTTCCAATTGTGCTTGTTGGAACAAAGTTAG ATCTGAGGGATGACAGGGGGGGTTATCTTGGTGATCATATGGGATCCAACATCATCACCACAGCCCAA GGAGAGGAGCTGAGGAAACAGATTGGTGCAGCAGCTTACATAGAATGCAGCTCCAAGACTCAACAG AATGTGAAGGGTGTGTTTGATACTGCAATCAAAGTTGTGCTTCAACCTCCACGCAGAAAGGAAGTGGCGTCGCCGCGCAAGAAGCGACACAGTAGTAGTGGCTGCTCAATTGT GAAAGGTATTGTTTGTGGTGGTTGCGTCGCCTAA
- the LOC121789311 gene encoding uncharacterized protein LOC121789311 isoform X1, giving the protein MVAAGANNWFTTNGHPLLQNHTSQPHQSPAPPPPSCPASQEFPHSWSQLVLGFAGEDDKTMEQPKTYIGNLEFRPPKSSEILMKCKSGAAKKSKMNPTTLAQSAIKWRIQEFIFGSASHVINHYIIYALLIVSRSFGGYFIISVLLIGS; this is encoded by the exons ATGGTGGCCGCCGGTGCCAACAACTGGTTTACCACTAACGGCCACCCTTTGCTGCAAAATCATACCTCTCAGCCTCACCAATCACCCGCGCCACCGCCTCCCTCGTGCCCCGCCTCTCAGGAGTTTCCACACTCATGGAGCCAACTAGTCTT AGGATTTGCTGGAGAAGATGATAAGACTATGGAGCAACCGAAGACCTACATCGGAAATCTTGAATTCAGGCCTCCCAAATCATCCGAG ATTTTGATGAAGTGCAAGAGTGGAGCTGCCAAGAAATCGAAGATGAATCCAACAACTTTAGCCCAATCTGCCATCAAG tggcggatccaggaatttaTATTCGGGAGTGCGAGTCATGTGataaatcattatataatataCGCCCTCCTAATTGTATCTCGCTCATTTGGAGGATATTTCATTATATCGGTTCTTCTAATAGGATCATAA
- the LOC121789311 gene encoding uncharacterized protein LOC121789311 isoform X2, with protein MVAAGANNWFTTNGHPLLQNHTSQPHQSPAPPPPSCPASQEFPHSWSQLVLGFAGEDDKTMEQPKTYIGNLEFRPPKSSEILMKCKSGAAKKSKMNPTTLAQSAIKDHNEVFRYHKSILPQVMAH; from the exons ATGGTGGCCGCCGGTGCCAACAACTGGTTTACCACTAACGGCCACCCTTTGCTGCAAAATCATACCTCTCAGCCTCACCAATCACCCGCGCCACCGCCTCCCTCGTGCCCCGCCTCTCAGGAGTTTCCACACTCATGGAGCCAACTAGTCTT AGGATTTGCTGGAGAAGATGATAAGACTATGGAGCAACCGAAGACCTACATCGGAAATCTTGAATTCAGGCCTCCCAAATCATCCGAG ATTTTGATGAAGTGCAAGAGTGGAGCTGCCAAGAAATCGAAGATGAATCCAACAACTTTAGCCCAATCTGCCATCAAG GATCATAATGAAGTTTTTCGATATCATAAATCAATTCTTCCTCAAGTAATGGCACACTAG
- the LOC121789310 gene encoding protein FAR1-RELATED SEQUENCE 5-like, whose protein sequence is MFPDEAGGKLCHVRFFNGSTASTASDAVDQLGHLMLSVLVVPECSPELKLIVGQKFQSLDFTFAFYDVYAHAVGFDTRKQRIRKTEGVTTWYYDICNREDSKKTNGDNQLNARSGFSMKCTRLSKRCGCKASISFKFFSERGLPGYIIQEFNEVHNHYHYMVEVPHQQFMSLNRKLDDVHHKFILDCSKANIGPTLTFKVLKEILGGFDLAGCNVEDIRNTSRDIKGYAHGFDVQMVLDDMAKKKELSEAFTYHYEVNASNQLVALFWCDGLMKRNCHMFGDIVAFDSTYNTNRDFPLGSMIRTTSISESENSFYKNLLKPPANIAEFYLNFNYALEFQRNSRTKLDYHDATALPILGTTLPFEKHASTMYTDSMFKKIQEEIIEGNDRCRVLGFSSTDMVDTYKLGDNNRTMK, encoded by the exons TGTTGGTTGTACCCGAGTGTTCTCCAGAATTGAAACTCATCGTCGGTCAAAAGTTCCAATCACTAGATTTCACTTTCGCGTTTTACGATGTGTATGCTCACGCTGTTGGATTTGATACGCGCAAACAAAGAATAAGGAAGACGGAAGGTGTTACTACTTGGTATTATGACATATGCAATAGGGAAGACAGCAAGAAGACAAACGGCGATAACCAATTGAATGCACGTTCTGGTTTTTCTATGAAATGCACACGATTATCTAAGCGTTGTGGTTGTAAAGCGAGCATATCGTTCAAGTTCTTCTCCGAAAGAGGACTTCCAGGTTATATTATCCAGGAGTTCAACGAGGTTCATAACCATTACCATTATATGGTTGAGGTTCCGCATCAGCAGTTTATGTCACTTAATCGAAAGTTAGATGATGTACATCACAAATTCATTCTTGATTGTTCGAAGGCTAATATAGGCCCCACACTTACCTTCAAGGTGTTGAAGGAAATTCTCGGTGGATTTGATCTTGCTGGGTGCAATGTCGAGGATATCAGGAACACTTCTCGAGACATCAAAGGATACGCACATGGGTTCGACGTACAAATGGTGTTGGATGATATGGCTAAGAAGAAGGAACTGTCTGAGGCGTTCACATATCACTATGAGGTTAATGCTAGTAACCAGTTGGTTGCTCTGTTTTGGTGCGATGGTTTGATGAAGAGGAATTGTCATATGTTTGGTGATATTGTGGCGTTTGACTCTACCTACAACACAAACAG AGATTTTCCACTTGGGTCGATGATTAGGACTACCTCCATATCTGAATCGGAGAACAGCTTCTATAAAAACCTTTTGAAGCCACCCGCCAACATTGCCGAATTCTACTTGAATTTCAACTATGCTCTGGAATTTCAGCGTAATAGTAGAACAAAATTGGACTACCACGATGCAACTGCCCTGCCCATATTGGGCACTACCTTGCCATTCGAGAAACATGCTTCGACGATGTACACCGATAGTATGTTCAAGAAAATACAAGAGGAAATTATTGAGGGTAATGATAGATGCCGCGTTCTGGGTTTTTCATCTACAGATATGGTTGACACCTACAAACTTGGGGACAACAATC Gaacaatgaagtga
- the LOC121789312 gene encoding transcription factor bHLH68-like has translation MEVRKEKLGDRITALHQLVSPFGKTDTASVLLEAIGYIRFLQRQIEALSLPYLATGSGNITQPQPQPQPHKCEDGKKDLKSRGLCLVPLSCTLDFGSENGSDYWAT, from the exons ATGGAG GTGAGAAAGGAAAAACTGGGAGACAGGATTACAGCCCTTCACCAGCTCGTCTCCCCTTTCGGCAAG ACTGACACAGCTTCAGTGTTGTTGGAAGCAATTGGATACATTAGATTCCTTCAACGTCAAATTGAG GCCCTTAGCCTACCGTACTTGGCCACTGGATCAGGAAACATCACCCAACCGCAACCACAACCACAACCACAT AAATGTGAAGATGGGAAGAAGGATTTAAAGAGTAGGGGGCTGTGCTTGGTTCCATTATCATGCACACTAGATTTTGGGAGTGAGAATGGATCTGATTATTGGGCTACATGA